One window of Paenibacillus sp. JQZ6Y-1 genomic DNA carries:
- the eno gene encoding phosphopyruvate hydratase, whose translation MTIITNVYGREVLDSRGNPTVEVEVYLESGVVASAIVPSGASTGAHEAVELRDGDKSRYLGKGVLKAVSNVNDIIAPEVIGMDAVDQLSIDRKMIELDGTPNKGKLGANAILAVSMAVARAAAEALDLPLYAYLGGFNAKQLPVPMMNIINGGEHADNNVDVQEFMVIPAGATSFKEALRTGAEIFHNLKSVLSSKGLNTAVGDEGGFAPNFTSNEEALSSIIEAIEKAGYKPGVDVFLGMDVASTEFYKDGKYVLEGEGKSFTSAEFVDLLASWVEKYPIISIEDGCSEDDWEGWKLLTDKLGSKVQLVGDDLFVTNTERLGRGIEEGIGNSILIKVNQIGTLTETFEAIEMAKRAGYTAVVSHRSGESEDSTIADIAVATNAGQIKTGAPSRTDRIAKYNQLLRIEDRLGELAQYHGLKSFYNLTEHRGLTK comes from the coding sequence ATGACGATTATTACTAACGTGTATGGCCGTGAAGTCCTCGACTCCCGCGGTAACCCGACTGTCGAAGTAGAAGTATATCTGGAATCTGGCGTTGTAGCTAGCGCGATCGTACCTTCCGGTGCATCCACTGGTGCTCACGAAGCTGTTGAGCTGCGTGACGGCGACAAATCCCGTTACCTGGGTAAAGGTGTTCTGAAAGCAGTTAGCAACGTAAACGACATTATCGCTCCAGAAGTAATCGGTATGGACGCTGTTGACCAACTGAGCATCGACCGCAAAATGATCGAGCTGGACGGTACTCCAAACAAAGGTAAACTGGGCGCTAACGCGATCCTGGCTGTTTCCATGGCTGTAGCACGCGCTGCTGCTGAAGCTCTGGACCTGCCACTGTACGCTTACCTGGGCGGATTCAACGCAAAACAACTGCCAGTACCAATGATGAACATCATCAACGGTGGTGAGCACGCGGACAACAACGTGGACGTACAAGAGTTCATGGTTATCCCTGCTGGCGCTACATCGTTCAAAGAAGCTCTGCGTACAGGTGCGGAAATCTTCCACAACCTGAAATCCGTACTGAGCAGCAAAGGCCTGAACACAGCTGTAGGTGACGAGGGTGGTTTCGCTCCTAACTTCACTTCCAACGAAGAAGCACTGAGCTCCATCATCGAAGCAATCGAAAAAGCTGGTTACAAACCCGGTGTTGACGTATTCCTCGGTATGGACGTTGCTTCCACTGAGTTCTACAAAGATGGTAAATACGTACTGGAAGGCGAAGGCAAATCCTTCACTTCTGCTGAGTTCGTAGACCTGCTGGCTTCATGGGTAGAAAAATACCCAATCATCAGCATCGAAGATGGTTGCTCTGAAGATGACTGGGAAGGTTGGAAACTGCTGACCGACAAACTGGGCAGCAAAGTACAACTGGTTGGTGACGATCTGTTCGTAACGAACACTGAGCGTCTGGGTCGCGGTATCGAAGAAGGTATCGGTAACTCCATCCTGATCAAAGTAAACCAAATCGGTACGCTGACTGAAACATTCGAAGCGATCGAAATGGCGAAACGCGCTGGTTACACAGCTGTTGTCTCCCACCGTTCCGGTGAGTCCGAAGACAGCACAATCGCTGACATCGCGGTTGCTACCAACGCTGGTCAAATCAAAACAGGTGCACCTTCCCGTACCGACCGTATTGCAAAATACAACCAACTGCTTCGCATCGAAGACCGTCTGGGCGAACTGGCTCAATACCACGGCCTGAAATCCTTCTACAACCTGACTGAGCACCGTGGTCTGACGAAGTAA
- the secG gene encoding preprotein translocase subunit SecG, translated as MQLTLQILLTIISVALIIVVLLQKGKSAGLSGAISGGAEHLFGKTKARGMDLVLQRTTAGLGAAFFILAILVAVFR; from the coding sequence ATGCAATTAACTTTGCAGATCCTGCTTACTATTATCTCGGTTGCTCTGATTATCGTTGTACTGCTGCAAAAAGGTAAAAGTGCTGGTCTTTCCGGTGCCATCTCCGGCGGCGCTGAGCATCTTTTTGGCAAAACCAAAGCACGCGGCATGGACCTCGTCCTGCAACGCACCACAGCCGGCCTAGGAGCCGCATTCTTCATCCTTGCCATCCTGGTCGCTGTATTCAGATAA
- the rnr gene encoding ribonuclease R, giving the protein MITEEQLLNFMRDTAYKPMTYQELEEHFQIEDASDFKELVKLLNRLEESGDVVVNSANRYGVPERMDLVKGRVQAHAKGFAFLIPEDREHGDVYIHANDLNTAMNGDTVLVKVTSRNASGGRMEGVIVRVLVRKNTRIVGVFQGLDTYGFVLPDDKRINRDIFIPKEHFNGAVDGEKVVAEIVNYPEGRAAAEGRVIEVLGHKDDPGVDIISIIRKHQLPEAFPDEVMDEAQGAPDEITEEEIVQQGRRDLRGKNIVTIDGEDAKDLDDAVNVERLENGNYRLGVHIADVGYYVREGSQLDNEAYNRGCSVYLVDRVIPMLPHRLSNGICSLNPQVDRLTLSCEMEFDANMKVVKHDVFTSVIKTKERMTYKNVRRILEDEEPELLERYAPLIDDFKLMRELAMKLRDNRIRRGAVDFDFEESKILLDENGKPVDIVKRERSIAEQIIEEFMLAANETVAEHFHWLKVPFLYRIHENPDQEKLQNFLGFVQNFGYAVKGTGNLIHPRALQQLLDEVKGEKEETVISTMMLRSMKQAKYSADSSGHFGLAAEYYSHFTSPIRRYPDLVIHRVIREVIENGGNGLTPDRQAYLESRMPDIAQQSSERERVAVDAERDTDQLKKAEYMLDKVGEEFEGLISSVTGFGMFIELENTVEGLIRLGMLTDDYYHFDDKQMILLGERTSRVFRIGDTVTIRVANVNMDDHTIDFELTDMPKSNRRSDRGGRSESERRGGRGSRSGGNGGGNGAASGERKGRGGRGKNKNAKKAEVFGKAAKKAKSKTGNGNSPAAGGNTNPSKGNNANPSTAVNGENNGSSKNRRKKDKGVTLSTPARSESSSRSSGSGRSFAFGSGKGGYNSPEPEKKNKGKRRKKSGEGSVAPTANDTSVSVNPSGDAKPKRRRKPKKKNTENE; this is encoded by the coding sequence ATGATTACAGAAGAACAATTATTAAACTTTATGCGGGATACCGCTTATAAACCGATGACGTATCAGGAGTTGGAGGAACATTTTCAGATTGAGGATGCTTCGGACTTCAAAGAACTCGTCAAGCTGCTGAACCGACTGGAAGAGTCCGGTGATGTAGTGGTGAACAGCGCCAATCGATATGGCGTACCGGAACGGATGGATCTGGTCAAAGGACGGGTGCAGGCACATGCGAAAGGCTTTGCTTTCCTAATCCCTGAAGACCGTGAGCATGGCGATGTGTATATCCATGCTAATGACCTGAACACCGCCATGAACGGTGATACCGTACTGGTCAAAGTAACGTCTCGCAACGCGTCTGGTGGACGCATGGAAGGCGTCATTGTCCGCGTGCTGGTTCGTAAAAATACCCGCATTGTCGGCGTATTCCAAGGGCTGGACACGTATGGCTTTGTGCTGCCAGATGACAAGCGCATCAACCGCGACATTTTTATTCCGAAGGAGCATTTTAACGGTGCGGTAGATGGCGAGAAGGTCGTTGCTGAGATCGTTAATTATCCCGAAGGACGCGCGGCTGCCGAAGGTCGTGTCATTGAGGTACTCGGACATAAGGATGATCCGGGCGTAGATATTATCTCCATTATCCGCAAGCATCAGCTGCCGGAAGCTTTTCCAGATGAAGTGATGGATGAGGCGCAAGGCGCGCCAGACGAGATTACCGAAGAAGAGATCGTGCAGCAGGGTCGCCGCGATCTGCGTGGCAAGAACATCGTTACGATTGACGGCGAAGATGCGAAGGATCTGGATGATGCGGTCAACGTAGAGCGTCTGGAGAACGGCAATTACCGTCTAGGCGTGCATATCGCCGATGTCGGTTATTACGTGCGTGAAGGCTCCCAGCTGGACAATGAAGCGTACAATCGTGGATGTAGCGTGTATTTGGTTGACCGTGTGATTCCAATGCTGCCACACCGTTTGTCTAACGGTATTTGTAGCTTGAATCCGCAGGTGGATCGTTTGACATTAAGCTGCGAAATGGAATTTGACGCGAATATGAAGGTGGTCAAGCACGACGTCTTCACTAGTGTGATCAAAACCAAAGAGCGAATGACCTACAAAAACGTACGCCGCATTCTGGAGGACGAAGAACCAGAACTGCTGGAGCGTTACGCGCCGCTGATCGACGACTTCAAGCTGATGCGCGAGCTGGCAATGAAGCTGCGCGATAATCGTATCCGCCGTGGCGCGGTCGATTTTGATTTTGAAGAATCCAAAATCTTGCTTGATGAAAACGGCAAACCGGTCGATATCGTCAAACGTGAGCGTTCTATCGCCGAGCAGATTATTGAAGAATTCATGCTGGCAGCGAACGAAACTGTTGCCGAGCATTTCCATTGGCTGAAAGTGCCATTCCTATACCGGATTCACGAAAACCCGGATCAGGAGAAGCTGCAAAACTTCCTCGGATTCGTGCAGAACTTTGGTTATGCGGTGAAAGGTACTGGCAATCTGATCCACCCGCGCGCACTTCAGCAGTTGCTGGACGAAGTGAAGGGTGAAAAAGAAGAGACTGTCATCAGCACCATGATGCTACGGTCGATGAAACAAGCGAAATACTCCGCTGACAGCTCCGGTCACTTTGGTTTGGCTGCGGAATACTATAGTCACTTCACATCGCCAATTCGTCGTTACCCCGATCTGGTCATCCACCGCGTCATTCGCGAAGTAATCGAGAACGGCGGCAACGGACTGACGCCGGATCGTCAAGCATATCTGGAATCTCGTATGCCAGACATTGCCCAGCAATCATCGGAGCGCGAGCGTGTGGCTGTAGATGCGGAACGTGATACCGACCAGCTGAAAAAAGCCGAGTATATGCTCGACAAAGTAGGCGAAGAATTCGAAGGGCTGATCAGCAGCGTAACTGGCTTCGGTATGTTTATCGAGTTGGAAAACACCGTTGAGGGACTGATCCGTCTCGGTATGCTGACTGACGACTATTACCATTTTGACGACAAGCAGATGATCCTGCTGGGCGAGCGTACGTCCCGCGTGTTCCGCATTGGTGACACCGTGACGATTCGCGTAGCTAACGTGAATATGGACGACCATACGATTGACTTTGAACTGACCGATATGCCGAAAAGCAATCGTCGCTCCGACCGTGGAGGACGCAGTGAGAGCGAGCGTCGCGGTGGACGTGGCAGCCGTAGTGGTGGAAATGGCGGTGGTAATGGCGCAGCTAGCGGCGAACGTAAAGGTCGCGGCGGCAGAGGCAAGAACAAAAACGCTAAAAAAGCCGAAGTGTTCGGCAAAGCTGCGAAAAAAGCGAAATCCAAAACAGGCAATGGCAATAGCCCAGCAGCGGGTGGTAACACCAATCCATCAAAAGGCAACAACGCCAACCCATCCACAGCTGTAAACGGTGAAAATAATGGCTCCAGCAAAAATAGACGGAAAAAGGACAAAGGCGTTACCCTGTCTACTCCGGCAAGAAGCGAATCCAGCTCCCGTTCATCTGGATCAGGACGTAGCTTCGCATTCGGCTCTGGCAAAGGCGGCTACAACAGCCCTGAACCCGAGAAAAAGAACAAAGGCAAACGTCGTAAGAAATCTGGCGAAGGTTCGGTAGCACCGACGGCGAACGATACATCCGTATCCGTGAACCCATCCGGTGACGCCAAGCCTAAGCGTAGACGCAAGCCGAAGAAAAAAAATACAGAGAACGAATAA
- the smpB gene encoding SsrA-binding protein SmpB — protein sequence MATKKSENKVLAQNKKASHDYFIEDTYEAGMVLTGTEIKSLRRARANINDAFSTIRNGEVFLHNMHISPFEEGNRSNPADPTRTRKLLLHKEQISKLIGASKRDGYTIVPLKIYIRNGYAKLLIGLGKGKKQHDKRATAAKRDAQRDIQRALRDNQKR from the coding sequence ATGGCGACCAAAAAGAGTGAAAACAAAGTACTCGCCCAGAACAAAAAAGCGTCCCACGATTATTTTATCGAGGACACGTATGAAGCAGGTATGGTACTGACCGGAACCGAGATCAAATCGTTGCGCCGCGCCCGCGCGAACATCAACGATGCCTTTTCCACGATCCGTAACGGCGAAGTATTCCTGCATAACATGCACATTAGCCCGTTTGAGGAAGGCAACCGTAGCAATCCGGCAGACCCAACTCGCACACGTAAGCTGCTGCTGCACAAAGAGCAGATCAGCAAGCTCATCGGCGCATCCAAACGCGACGGCTACACAATCGTGCCGCTAAAAATCTATATCCGTAACGGTTACGCGAAGCTGCTAATCGGTCTGGGTAAAGGTAAGAAGCAGCATGACAAACGCGCCACAGCGGCGAAGCGGGATGCTCAACGTGATATCCAACGTGCATTGCGGGATAATCAAAAGCGTTGA
- a CDS encoding HsdM family class I SAM-dependent methyltransferase — MATEKLTLICPIRGILKATKKSKDGLNPTEEYARVEAIKYLIKQGYPKENFKIEAVIKKFGNSGRNSFRADFIVLDSPVSTITDTIDELLKHAVLLCEVKKNNHNYDYVKNTQVKPMLDFASQQKAVGLYWDNIEQRIFWQEWIEGNKEYREGPLSLVPKFGSKINVKPLTLGDTKPSDSLIEVFGRIEDILHKASIDPEQRYEVILQLILAKLFDEHGHYGNLSPLDIQDFTLLGYKEEVALDKFNLVLARAVTYYEKHLPKKINDNLNVKPSVLTDILKILAPIKLTASKRNVVQTFYMKFAKDLYRWDLAQFFTPTTVTDFIIDVLNPQFGEHIKDPACGSADFLTAAFHRGRKFDPNYADSIWGADNSLNAVQVSILNMLLNGDGKTHILHEDSLETVNKYKDKFDILVCNPPFGTRIIEKRKSILSLFDLGHEWVLDPSNNQLKKSDTTSSSQEAGMLFVEVCIKQTKPGGRIAIILPNGYLGNRSLKYHVLREFMLRHCKIVSICSFPRFTFKTSGADVSASVVFLEKRTSPLMNSRNDDDYEFNVEMIQNVGWEVGNKRAEPVYKRNEEDGSFIINNEGERIIDADFDFAIDDLRNSSVSLQSPWLLTSDTHTGEGWSVSIKDVLKDQSLTFDPKRYCSKIYTLRKEICSSEYLKLGEIVEVIPQLKNSKGNSISIDSRKKYKYIEIQDIGYGEYRGTEYRGWELPDRAKHFAEPGDLYIGSIWGSVSKWCLVGPEADNYVVTNGCYRLRVLPQMKEYLLDLIVALSTELYATQMRAFARGSDGLAEVAEVDLKEVLIPIISDSTRRKQIQPFVDNLLRGKQSLKSMIETMVDNNELDVPVPPKRPNHTVLV; from the coding sequence ATGGCTACTGAAAAATTAACTTTAATTTGTCCTATAAGAGGAATTTTGAAGGCAACTAAAAAGAGTAAAGATGGGCTGAACCCCACGGAAGAGTACGCACGAGTAGAAGCAATTAAATATCTGATTAAGCAAGGCTATCCAAAAGAAAACTTCAAAATTGAAGCTGTTATAAAAAAATTCGGGAATAGTGGAAGGAATAGTTTTAGGGCTGATTTTATTGTATTAGACAGTCCAGTTTCAACAATTACAGACACCATAGATGAGTTACTTAAACACGCTGTGTTATTATGTGAAGTCAAAAAAAATAATCATAATTATGATTATGTGAAAAACACACAAGTAAAACCAATGTTGGATTTTGCTTCGCAGCAAAAAGCGGTTGGCTTATATTGGGATAATATAGAACAGAGAATATTCTGGCAAGAATGGATTGAGGGGAATAAAGAATATAGGGAAGGTCCACTATCGCTTGTACCAAAATTTGGTTCAAAAATCAATGTAAAACCACTTACTTTAGGCGATACAAAACCAAGCGATTCTTTGATTGAAGTATTTGGACGTATTGAAGATATATTGCATAAGGCTTCCATAGATCCTGAGCAAAGATATGAGGTAATACTTCAACTTATTTTAGCTAAGCTATTCGACGAACATGGGCATTATGGAAACTTATCTCCTTTAGATATTCAAGATTTTACTTTACTTGGGTACAAAGAAGAGGTGGCTCTGGATAAGTTTAACTTGGTCTTGGCACGTGCAGTAACATATTATGAAAAGCATTTACCCAAAAAAATAAATGATAATTTAAATGTTAAGCCTAGTGTGTTAACTGATATATTAAAAATTTTAGCTCCAATTAAATTAACAGCTTCAAAACGAAATGTAGTTCAAACATTCTATATGAAATTTGCTAAGGACTTATATAGATGGGATCTAGCTCAGTTCTTTACCCCCACTACTGTTACTGATTTTATTATTGATGTGTTAAATCCTCAATTTGGAGAGCATATAAAAGATCCTGCTTGTGGGAGTGCTGACTTTCTAACGGCTGCTTTTCACAGAGGAAGAAAGTTTGATCCTAATTATGCTGATAGTATATGGGGAGCCGATAATTCACTTAATGCAGTACAAGTTTCAATACTAAATATGCTCTTAAACGGTGATGGAAAAACTCATATTCTTCATGAGGATTCTCTGGAAACTGTAAATAAGTACAAGGATAAATTTGATATCCTTGTTTGCAACCCACCGTTTGGCACAAGAATTATTGAAAAACGTAAAAGTATACTATCGTTGTTTGATTTAGGACATGAATGGGTTTTAGATCCTAGCAATAATCAATTAAAAAAGTCAGATACAACCTCTAGTAGTCAAGAGGCAGGGATGCTGTTTGTAGAAGTATGTATTAAACAGACTAAGCCTGGAGGGAGAATTGCCATAATACTTCCGAACGGATACTTGGGAAATCGGTCTTTAAAATATCATGTTCTTCGTGAATTTATGTTGAGACACTGTAAAATTGTTTCGATCTGTTCTTTTCCGCGGTTTACATTTAAAACTAGTGGTGCTGATGTAAGTGCGAGTGTTGTATTTTTAGAAAAACGAACAAGTCCATTAATGAATAGCCGGAATGATGATGATTATGAATTTAATGTAGAAATGATACAGAATGTCGGGTGGGAGGTTGGAAACAAGCGGGCAGAACCCGTGTACAAACGTAATGAGGAGGATGGAAGCTTTATTATAAATAACGAGGGTGAAAGGATCATTGATGCTGACTTTGATTTTGCAATAGATGACCTTAGGAACAGTAGCGTTTCTTTACAGTCCCCATGGCTTCTAACTAGTGATACTCATACTGGAGAGGGATGGTCAGTAAGTATCAAAGATGTTCTAAAGGATCAGTCTTTGACATTTGACCCTAAAAGATACTGTTCTAAAATATATACTTTAAGAAAAGAAATTTGCAGTTCCGAATATTTAAAGTTAGGGGAAATAGTTGAGGTTATTCCTCAGCTAAAAAACTCAAAAGGTAACTCCATCTCTATAGACTCAAGAAAAAAATATAAGTATATCGAAATACAAGACATAGGGTACGGTGAATATAGAGGTACGGAGTATAGAGGGTGGGAATTACCAGACAGAGCTAAGCATTTTGCTGAACCGGGTGACTTATATATAGGCTCAATATGGGGAAGTGTATCGAAATGGTGCCTTGTGGGACCTGAAGCTGATAATTATGTAGTTACTAATGGATGCTACAGACTGAGAGTACTTCCTCAAATGAAAGAGTATTTACTTGACCTGATAGTTGCTCTTTCAACTGAACTTTACGCAACACAAATGAGGGCATTTGCTAGAGGATCTGATGGATTAGCTGAAGTGGCTGAGGTTGATCTAAAGGAAGTTTTAATCCCGATAATTTCAGATAGCACAAGACGTAAGCAGATCCAACCTTTCGTTGATAATCTACTGAGAGGGAAGCAAAGCTTGAAGAGTATGATTGAAACTATGGTTGATAACAATGAATTAGATGTTCCGGTTCCTCCAAAGCGTCCAAATCATACAGTATTAGTTTAG
- a CDS encoding JAB domain-containing protein — MQSIFVCEKLKLKYGRLKVSIVTYRNIIGIHVLNHIIIGENRYYSLEEHGHMCRVLLFL; from the coding sequence GTGCAAAGCATTTTTGTCTGTGAGAAGCTAAAATTAAAATATGGAAGATTGAAGGTATCTATAGTAACATATCGTAATATCATTGGTATCCACGTGTTGAATCATATAATTATTGGAGAAAATCGATATTATAGCTTGGAGGAACACGGACATATGTGTCGTGTTCTTTTGTTTTTATGA
- a CDS encoding helix-turn-helix domain-containing protein, producing the protein MDYELLGKRIREERKRLNLTQEKLAERIDLSEAYIGQIERGERILSLDTLLKITDQFGVTVDYLINNSLDSNDDQFLNQLKKIMIDRSIKEKKMILDVLRVMLAHVDELQE; encoded by the coding sequence ATGGATTACGAGCTTTTGGGAAAGAGAATTCGTGAAGAAAGAAAAAGACTTAATCTGACTCAAGAAAAGCTGGCAGAAAGAATAGATTTATCCGAAGCGTATATAGGGCAAATTGAAAGAGGGGAACGAATTTTGTCCCTGGATACGCTGTTAAAAATCACGGATCAATTTGGCGTAACAGTTGATTACCTAATAAATAATTCATTAGATTCGAACGATGACCAATTTTTGAATCAGCTTAAAAAAATTATGATAGATCGTTCAATTAAAGAGAAAAAAATGATATTAGATGTCCTTAGAGTAATGCTGGCACATGTCGATGAGTTACAAGAGTAA
- a CDS encoding copper amine oxidase N-terminal domain-containing protein — translation MKLTFRKVIISIMMILIFMMLNLSAYTNMARAESVDSIPVHVVLHVGSNNVIVNGQNQKLDERGSTPIIKNGSTYLPVASVMKLFGGKSGWNSVSKEITLQYKGSTAVLKPDNLKAKVNGKSLSLSVAPTVINGTTVVPLRFLEQFKIAVTWHGTSSFISLTEKTEGYTPWYAGQHTGKQNIKEGIYYDGGKQYYSYKTTFLNSWGTPVVILFGREVISGADEIEGKVDMDYYTIFYYTDNVSIIGTVWENYNGIKGEDFLELLGMTYSGTLSSIKKVSVKGAESAYVVEEHFYDSGVSSDSTTLMAFVGNKVYSINFTQDIYDAYQKLDDEAYYYFLEKMIPNMSLGQNAGAAG, via the coding sequence ATGAAACTTACCTTTAGGAAAGTTATTATATCCATAATGATGATACTAATTTTTATGATGCTTAATTTATCAGCATATACAAACATGGCTCGCGCAGAAAGTGTCGATAGTATTCCAGTCCATGTTGTACTTCATGTCGGCTCTAATAATGTTATCGTTAATGGTCAAAATCAAAAGCTTGATGAGCGTGGCAGTACTCCTATCATTAAAAATGGTTCAACTTACTTGCCAGTAGCTAGTGTGATGAAGCTTTTTGGTGGGAAAAGTGGATGGAACAGCGTAAGTAAGGAAATTACATTGCAGTACAAGGGTAGTACTGCGGTGCTCAAACCCGATAATTTAAAGGCAAAAGTAAACGGGAAATCACTTTCGCTTTCTGTAGCACCTACCGTTATTAACGGAACCACTGTTGTTCCTCTGAGATTCTTAGAACAGTTTAAAATTGCCGTTACTTGGCATGGAACCAGCTCATTCATTAGTTTGACGGAGAAAACGGAAGGCTATACTCCTTGGTATGCAGGGCAGCATACTGGAAAGCAGAATATTAAGGAGGGCATTTACTATGATGGAGGGAAGCAATATTACTCCTACAAAACAACATTCCTTAATTCATGGGGGACTCCTGTAGTAATACTTTTCGGGAGAGAAGTTATTTCAGGAGCAGATGAAATTGAAGGTAAGGTCGATATGGATTATTATACGATATTCTACTATACCGATAATGTTTCAATTATAGGAACCGTATGGGAAAATTATAATGGAATCAAAGGGGAGGACTTCTTAGAACTTTTAGGTATGACATACAGTGGGACTCTATCAAGTATAAAAAAAGTATCTGTAAAAGGAGCCGAGAGTGCATATGTTGTTGAGGAACATTTTTATGACTCAGGAGTGAGTAGTGATTCTACAACACTTATGGCCTTTGTTGGAAATAAGGTATACTCTATCAACTTTACTCAAGATATTTATGATGCATATCAAAAATTAGATGATGAAGCGTATTATTATTTCCTTGAGAAAATGATTCCTAATATGAGCTTAGGACAAAACGCTGGAGCGGCTGGATAG